The DNA region ATACTCGGAAAAGCCACGATTGACGATGAATTACTCGAAAAGATCGAAGAAATTTTATTAAGCTCTGATGTGGGCGTTCAAACTTCCCTCAAAATTATTGATCGCTTAAAAAAACGCGTTGCTGAAAAACGCCGTGTTGAAACATCCGAATTAAACGATTTATTGAAACACGAAATTTCCGAATTATTAGTTGGAAACGACAAAAACAATCCTGCCGATTTCGATATTTTAAGTGATAAAAAACCTTACGTGATAATGGTCGTGGGCGTTAATGGCGTCGGAAAAACAACTACGATTGGGAAATTGGCGCATCAATTTAAAAAAGCAGGAAAAAAAGTGGTGTTAGGCGCTGCGGACACGTTTCGCGCTGCCGCCAGTGAACAATTAGTGATTTGGGCAAAACGTTCGGACGTAGATATTGTAACGCAAAATGCTGGTGCAGATCCTGCTGCTGTGGCGTTTGATACGCTTCAATCGGCGAAAGTAAAAAATGCGGATGTAGTCATTATCGATACGGCAGGACGATTGCACAACAAAATAAATTTAATGAATGAACTTTCTAAGATTAAAAAAGTAATGCAGAAAGTGATTCAGGATGCCCCGCACGAAATTTTATTGGTGCTGGATGCGTCTACCGGACAAAATGCGATTGAACAATGCAAACAATTTACGGCTGCCACGGAAGTAAATGCCTTGGCGCTCACAAAATTAGATGGGACAGCTAAAGGTGGCGTTGTTATTGGTATTTCGGATCAATTTAAAATTCCGGTGAAATACATCGGAATAGGCGAAAAAATAGACGATTTACAAATATTCAACAAAACAGAATTTGTAGATTCGCTTTTCAAAAATTAATTTTTCAAGAGCTTAAAAAATCTTTTTCTTTGAAAACAAAAACACTCAAAAAAAATAAAGTAAACGTTATTACGCTCGGTTGCTCGAAAAATACTTACGACAGCGAAGTATTAATGGGGCAATTGCGCGCGAATAAATTTGAAGTAGAACACGAAAGTTTGAAAGATGACGCTGGAATTGTTATCATCAATACGTGTGGTTTTATCGACAATGCTAAACAAGAAAGCATTGATACGATTTTGCGGTATGTAGATGCGAAAAAAGAAGGTTTAGTGGATAAATTATATGTTACCGGATGCCTCAGCGAACGTTACAAAGCAGATTTAGAAAAAGAAATTCCAGAGGTGGACAGTTATTTCGGAACACGCGATTTACCAAGACTTTTAAAAACATTAAAAGCTGATTATAAACACGAATTAATTGGAGAACGTGTGCTCACAACTCCCATTCATTACGCCTATTTTAAGATTTCGGAAGGTTGCGATCGTCCTTGTTCTTTTTGCGCCATTCCGTTGATGCGCGGAAATCATATTTCTACACCCATTGAAAATTTGGTGAAACAAGCTGAATCTCTTGCCAAAAAAGGAACGAGAGAATTAATTTTAATTGCGCAAGATTTGACGTATTACGGATTGGATATCTATAAAAAAAGAAATTTAGCTGAACTGATTTCGCGTCTTTCAGAGGTGGAAGGAATTGATTGGATTCGTTTGCATTATGCCTTTCCGAGCGGCTTTCC from Bacteroidia bacterium includes:
- the ftsY gene encoding signal recognition particle-docking protein FtsY codes for the protein MGIFGFFNKEKKETLDKGLFVTKQNLFSKIANAILGKATIDDELLEKIEEILLSSDVGVQTSLKIIDRLKKRVAEKRRVETSELNDLLKHEISELLVGNDKNNPADFDILSDKKPYVIMVVGVNGVGKTTTIGKLAHQFKKAGKKVVLGAADTFRAAASEQLVIWAKRSDVDIVTQNAGADPAAVAFDTLQSAKVKNADVVIIDTAGRLHNKINLMNELSKIKKVMQKVIQDAPHEILLVLDASTGQNAIEQCKQFTAATEVNALALTKLDGTAKGGVVIGISDQFKIPVKYIGIGEKIDDLQIFNKTEFVDSLFKN
- the rimO gene encoding 30S ribosomal protein S12 methylthiotransferase RimO — its product is MKTKTLKKNKVNVITLGCSKNTYDSEVLMGQLRANKFEVEHESLKDDAGIVIINTCGFIDNAKQESIDTILRYVDAKKEGLVDKLYVTGCLSERYKADLEKEIPEVDSYFGTRDLPRLLKTLKADYKHELIGERVLTTPIHYAYFKISEGCDRPCSFCAIPLMRGNHISTPIENLVKQAESLAKKGTRELILIAQDLTYYGLDIYKKRNLAELISRLSEVEGIDWIRLHYAFPSGFPMDVLDVMRENKKVCNYLDMPLQHISDAMLKSMRRGTTKQKTIDLVNAIRDKVPEIAIRTTLIAGYPGETEKDFSEMKDWVAETKFDRLGIFTYSHEENTHAYKLNDDVPEILKQQRAEEVMEIQQSISNELNFKKIGKIMSVLFDRKEGDYFIGRTEFDSPEVDNEVLVEAKNNFIRIGDFAPIKITSAEDYDLHGTVFS